A genomic window from Lotus japonicus ecotype B-129 chromosome 1, LjGifu_v1.2 includes:
- the LOC130721196 gene encoding F-box/LRR-repeat protein At3g59190-like, which produces MVDRVSSLPDEVLCHILSFLPTEDVFVTNLVSKRWRPLWLSVPTLDLDEIRCSRRDIRLVGSHSSFMEFVDASILRRGIHQPIKTLRLQCRWRCPVFKVNEWLKAAADRKVENLQFYCSANWQYLPCTIFSITTLVVLKLRRVDFRGFSSVELPSLKSLHLDDLRFSKTKHLIELLNSFPNLETLEAKDIWFHFDDPSFKGKGKLKPLSKLVRADLSLNMTKKLVIYNIDEFVLEFGDADIPIFPNLIHFELILEGIVKMEAVLYLLNHCPQLQTFVLVVKSSNMVWPNTPVVPECFSSQLQTCTIYEGAECEITFEEQFGPEPSLKNMGEADVISEITN; this is translated from the exons ATGGTTGATAGGGTTAGCAGTTTACCAGATGAAGTTCTCTGTCACATTCTCTCGTTTCTTCCAACCGAAGATGTTTTTGTGACAAATCTTGTGTCCAAGAGATGGAGACCACTCTGGCTTTCAGTCCCTACTCTCGACTTAGACGAGATAAGATGTAGTCGACGTGATATACGTTTGGTAGGATCGCACTCTTCCTTTATGGAATTCGTAGACGCATCCATTCTCAGACGAGGTATTCACCAACCCATCAAAACTCTTCGCCTTCAATGTCGTTGGCGGTGTCCAGTTTTCAAAGTTAACGAATGGTTGAAAGCCGCAGCAGACCGCAAAGTTGAGAATCTTCAATTCTATTGTTCGGCCAATTGGCAGTACTTGCCATGCACCATTTTCAGCATCACAACCCTTGTTGTTCTCAAGTTGCGACGCGTGGATTTTAGGGGGTTTTCTTCTGttgaacttccctcactcaaaagTCTGCATTTGGACGATCTTAGATTCTCCAAGACTAAACATTTAATAGAGCTTCTTAATAGTTTTCCCAATCTTGAAACTTTGGAAGCAAAGGATATATGGTTTCATTTTGATGACCCTTCATTTAAGGGTAAAGGGAAGCTTAAACCTTTATCAAAGCTTGTCAGAGCAGATCTTTCTCTCAATATGACGAAGAAGCTGgtaatttataatattgatgAGTTTGTCCTCGAG TTCGGCGATGCTGACATTCCTATATTTCCCAATTTAATCCATTTTGAGCTCATCTTGGAAGGCATTGTTAAAATGGAAGCGGTGCTTTATCTGCTCAATCATTGCCCTCAACTTCAAACTTTTGTCCTTGTTGTAAAGTCTTCAAACATGGTTTGGCCAAATACACCTGTGGTTCCTGAATGCTTTTCTTCACAGCTCCAAACCTGCACTATTTATGAAGGTGCAGAATGTGAGATAacatttgaag